In the Granulosicoccus antarcticus IMCC3135 genome, TCAGGCCTCGTTCGGCGTACACCTCGTCCCACAATTCCTGTCCACCACCGTAGCGTAACCAGGCTGCATGCTCGGTTGCAGACATACCAAAAGGGACGGTGCTGAAAAAGTGCAGTGCCGGGTTCTTGCCTGCCGCATAGTACGGTGTTGAATGTCCAATCTCGGCAGTGCCCTGCTGAACGGCATCTTCAACGGCAAACGGTGGCACCAGCTCACCACTGGAAAAGATCTTGAACGTCAATCTGCCATCTGACATGGCAGCCACACGTTCGGCAAAACTGACCACATTGGTGCCGATCCCCGGAGCCTTGGCCGGAAAACTGGTGGGCAATTTCCATTCGATCTTGCCTTGGGCAATAGCCGGAGCACCGGTAATAAGCGCAGTCGATGCTGCCGCACCGGCGATGCTGGACTTGACGAAGTCACGACGTTTCATGGGAAGATCCTCTATGGTTTCAAGCCAACGATAAATCGTTGATATCCATTTTTCATATCAATAGCGCCGGCAGCCAGGTTGCCAGCTGCGGGAATAGCGCCACCAAGCATAGCGCAAGCAATTGCAGCACAACAAATGGAATAACGGCCCTGTAGATGCCTAGTGTACTAAGAGAAGGCGGCGCCACCGAACGAAAATAGAAAAGTGCGAACCCGAACGGTGGAGTCAGGAACGAGGTTTGCAGATTCAGAGCCAGTAAAATGGCTATCCACACCGGATCGAAATCGCTGGCCAACAGGATAGGACCGACTATCGGTACCACGATGAAGATGATTTCGACAAACTCAAGTACGAATCCGAGCAGAAAAACGACCAGCATGACCACCAGCAGCGTGCCCCACTGCCCCCCGGGCAAGTCACTAAGCAGGTGTTCGATCAGTTCATCGCCGCCAAAGCCACGAAAGACCAGCGACAACATGGACGCACCGATGATGATGCCGAACACCATGGCAGACACCAGTGTGGTTTCCCGCAGCACGGCCTGCAATACCTGATGCCTCCAGAGCACGACACAGGAGGCCACCAGCCCCACCGCGCTCAGTATCACCACACCGCTAGCCAGGGTCAGGCCCATCTCATGATGGCGGATACCGCCCGGCAGAATGAAGTTCATGACCAGCAGAAACACCAGTGCGAGCACGGCAAGCAGATTCAGGCGACTGATAACACGTGTATTTGCCACATGACTGGCGGCCAGTAGCAAAGCACCCGCAGCACCAATGGATGCCGCCTCGGTCGGGGTGGCAACACCACCCAGAATCGAGCCCAGCACCGAGAGAATAAGCAGCAGTGGCGGCATAAAAATCTGCAACACAGAAAGCCATGTCAATTGTTCCGGAAGCGCTACCTCATCGACAGTC is a window encoding:
- a CDS encoding TRAP transporter large permease yields the protein MDISTVFIIILFLGLLAGILSGVPVMLVLLGVPLIIGFLGSLLGAFDLSYLQAFPQRVFGLTGNTLLIAVPLFIAMGVLLERSRTAERMLLVMARLLGGSARSLAFSVLVVSALIAASTGIIGATIVMLGLISLPAMTRAGLPIQLSSGLVCASGTLGQIIPPSVVLILLGDQISNTYLEAQHAAGNFAPEPVSVADLFAGALIPGLLLVSLYAVYVAVFLKFWSRRNGPVMPLKQPAGSEETVDEVALPEQLTWLSVLQIFMPPLLLILSVLGSILGGVATPTEAASIGAAGALLLAASHVANTRVISRLNLLAVLALVFLLVMNFILPGGIRHHEMGLTLASGVVILSAVGLVASCVVLWRHQVLQAVLRETTLVSAMVFGIIIGASMLSLVFRGFGGDELIEHLLSDLPGGQWGTLLVVMLVVFLLGFVLEFVEIIFIVVPIVGPILLASDFDPVWIAILLALNLQTSFLTPPFGFALFYFRSVAPPSLSTLGIYRAVIPFVVLQLLALCLVALFPQLATWLPALLI